The Arachis ipaensis cultivar K30076 chromosome B07, Araip1.1, whole genome shotgun sequence genome includes a window with the following:
- the LOC107607585 gene encoding vegetative cell wall protein gp1-like — translation MEAAHAAHVADEEELTQNHPQTQPDQNNINDGNTTTTASAPNVATIPAATNPCAPPASSEPSPAPKRRGRPSFVRGNTVPPRGRGSTTRRGMAAITTTPTPAQNAAAAPPPPAQPSLVSPDVGSRSQIPASPSNVGPQPQGPLLRPTLQAQPTAPFRPPTVTRETMVAASPATQSRFTGFMPTPSLKKKKPSGPPPSKPSTNDKK, via the exons ATGGAGGCTGCACACGCTGCACATGTTGCAGATGAGGAAGAGCTCACTCAAAACCATCCACAAACTCAGCCTGATCAG AATAACATCAATGATGGCAACACCACAACAACTGCTTCAGCCCCTAATGTAGCCACCATACCAGCAGCAACCAACCCATGTGCTCCACCAGCTAGTTCAGAACCATCACCAGCACCAAAGAGGAGAGGCAGACCATCTTTTGTTAGGGGCAATACAGttccaccaagaggaagaggcagCACCACTCGAAGAGGAATGGCAGCCATTACAACAACTCCAACTCCAGCACAAAATGCAGCAGCTGCACCACCACCCCCTGCTCAACCTAGTCTTGTCAGTCCTGATGTTGGGTCTAGATCCCAAATTCCTGCATCTCCATCTAATGTTGGGCCTCAGCCTCAAGGTCCATTACTTAGACCCACTCTTCAGGCCCAACCTACAGCACCATTTAGGCCCCCAACTGTGACTAGGGAGACCATGGTAGCAGCAAGCCCAGCCACCCAGAGCAGGTTCACAGGCTTCATGCCCACCCCATccttgaagaagaaaaagccatCCGGACCACCACCATCAAAGCCATCAACAAATGACAAGAAATGA
- the LOC107607586 gene encoding uncharacterized protein LOC107607586 codes for MYQYESEELCSPPATDDENEPVFPQHNPNTPYGKITLELNMEFETMEQFKAAVQKYNIQIRRQVFYLRNEKKRCRVICYDPDCPWLCYCARTNYPASFQIKTFVDEHTCPRSNKSKSVSCAWVAEELVPNLRIHPNMLHREAQEWFKVEYDISVNERMMYRAMDKAKEVIEGTEKDQYLRLRDYLNEIMKANPGSRANMGTTPQPEGLPKFRNLYICLAACKNDFRAGCRPFIVLDGTFLKGYFGGQLLTAVGQDANNQLFPIAYGVVDAETRENWRFFLEELHTDIGDFNENGWVFMSDQQKGLIPALQDVMPGVKHRFCCMHMWRNLNKRWKDKELKATFWQCAKATTDQEFNDAMGAVKRINKQAWEYLSKFEQEQWSRSRFSDWPKVDSLTSNNCESFNSTIVGLRGKSILTMLEELRFYIMKTMATHKDSLMAYTGQIALVQVSRLEKEKRQANYWEAQWCGDDEHNQFEVTKWQHRVRVNTRERTCSCRKWQLTGLPCCHGIAAIQRKNEKPEDYVHHKLTIEAYNRTYMFHINSIPSQEYWEHHEGLPCLPPPYKRPIGRPTKKRRKDSTEQSSGSQYKAKRRYGQITCQTCKRAGYNSRTCPDKGSGTVAEEPDLDEDEAREQEAN; via the exons ATGTACCAATATGAATCTGAAGAACTCTGTAGCCCCCCTGCAACTGATGACGAAAACGAACCTGTATTTCCTCAACATAATCCCAACACGCCATATGGAAAAATAACTCTGGAGTTGAATATGGAGTTTGAGACCATGGAGCAGTTCAAAGCAGCAGTGCAGAAGTACAACATACAAATTAGGAGACAGGTGTTCTACCTTAGGAATGAGAAGAAGAGGTGTAGGGTGATCTGCTATGATCCAGACTGCCCTTGGTTGTGCTACTGTGCCAGGACCAACTACCCAGCATCCTTTCAGATAAAGACATTTGTGGACGAGCATACGTGCCCCAGGAGTAACAAGAGTAAATCTGTTTCATGTGCTTGGGTTGCTGAGGAACTGGTCCCAAATCTGAGGATCCATCCCAACATGCTGCATAGAGAGGCACAGGAATGGTTTAAAGTGGAGTATGACATCTCAGTCAACGAGAGGATGATGTATAGGGCTATGGACAAAGCCAAGGAAGTTATCGAGGGAACAGAGAAAGATCAATACCTAAGGCTCAGAGACTACCTTAACGAAATCATGAAGGCTAATCCTGGTTCAAGAGCCAACATGGGGACTACTCCACAGCCAGAGGGGTTGCCTAAGTTTAGAAACTTGTACATCTGTTTGGCTGCTTGCAAAAATGACTTTAGAGCAGGGTGTAGGCCATTTATTGTTTTGGATGGGACGTTTTTGAAAGGGTATTTTGGAGGGCAATTACTAACAGCAGTTGGTCAGGACGCGAACAATCAGCTGTTTCCAATAGCGTATGGGGTTGTTGATGCAGAAACTAGGGAAAATTGGAGATTCTTTCTGGAGGAGTTGCACACAGACATTGGGGACTTCAATGAGAATGGCTGGGTTTTTATGTCAGACCAGCAAAAG GGTTTAATCCCAGCATTACAGGACGTCATGCCAGGGGTGAAGCACAGATTCTGTTGTATGCATATGTGGAGAAATCTGAACAAGAGATGGAAGGATAAGGAACTTAAGGCAACATTTTGGCAATGTGCAAAGGCAACTACTGATCAGGAATTTAATGATGCAATGGGAGCTGTGAAACGGATCAACAAACAGGCCTGGGAGTATTTGTCAAAATTTGAACAAGAACAGTGGTCGAGATCAAGGTTTTCAGACTGGCCAAAGGTAGACAGTTTGACAAGCAACAACTGTGAGTCATTTAACTCAACAATCGTGGGACTTCGGGGGAAGAGCATCTTGACAATGCTTGAGGAGCTTAGGTTCTACATCATGAAGACAATGGCAACTCACAAAGACTCACTGATGGCTTATACTGGACAAATAGCCCTTGTACAAGTCAGTAGgttagagaaagaaaaaagacaaGCCAATTACTGGGAAGCACAATGGTGTGGTGATGATGAGCACAATCAGTTTGAAGTAACAAAATGGCAGCATAGAGTGAGAGTCAATACACGAGAGAGGACATGCTCATGCAGAAAATGGCAGCTCACTGGACTACCATGCTGTCATGGAATTGCAGCAATTCAAAGAAAGAATGAGAAACCTGAAGATTATGTCCATCACAAGCTCACTATCGAGGCTTATAATAGGACTTATATGTTTCACATTAATAGCATACCGAGTCAGGAGTACTGGGAGCATCACGAAGGGCTGCCATGTCTGCCCCCTCCATACAAGAGGCCTATTGGCAGACCtacaaagaagagaagaaaggataGCACTGAGCAAAGTTCTGGCAGCCAATACAAGGCCAAGAGAAGATATGGACAGATAACATGCCAAACCTGCAAAAGG GCTGGATATAATAGCAGAACTTGTCCTGACAAAGGAAGTGGAACAGTAGCTGAAGAACCAGATCTTGATGAGGATGAAGCTAGGGAGCAAGAAGCTAACTAG